The Nakamurella deserti genome contains a region encoding:
- a CDS encoding ABC transporter substrate-binding protein, with product MTAPRRPGLSRRGFMSAMGMGGAAAFLAACSTPAAAPATSQPATDSSDTDKKVAWSNWPFYIDIDEADPTKHPTLEAFTAATGIAVAYTEDVNDNDEYFAKIQPQLSGGQAIAADLFVVTDWMVAKLARLGFLQDFDYANMPNAKANLAPSLQEISYDPGRKHSITFQSGLAGIACNPAAFGGSSVVSMDQMLTDPALAGKVTCLTEMRDTVGLTMLDMGYDLENFTMEQFDKAIAKLQTAVDSGQIRRFTGNDYGADLSAGNVVACVGWTGDVISLQEDSPDLEFVVPEAGCTLWSDNFVIPVRTPHKKNAELLIDWYYKPDIAAKAAEFISYISPVVGVDKEMATLAPELLEDPLVFPDAATLGRAKVFRELSEEEENRCNEAFAKLTGG from the coding sequence ATGACCGCACCGCGCAGGCCGGGCCTTTCCCGCCGCGGCTTCATGTCGGCGATGGGGATGGGCGGCGCCGCCGCGTTCCTCGCGGCGTGCAGCACCCCGGCCGCGGCGCCGGCCACCAGCCAGCCGGCCACGGACTCCTCCGACACCGACAAGAAGGTGGCCTGGTCCAACTGGCCCTTCTACATCGACATCGACGAGGCCGACCCCACCAAACACCCGACGTTGGAGGCGTTCACCGCCGCCACCGGGATCGCGGTGGCCTACACCGAGGACGTCAACGACAACGACGAGTACTTCGCCAAGATCCAGCCGCAGCTCAGCGGCGGGCAGGCCATCGCCGCCGACCTGTTCGTGGTGACCGACTGGATGGTCGCCAAGCTGGCCCGGCTCGGGTTCCTGCAGGACTTCGACTACGCCAACATGCCGAACGCCAAGGCCAACCTCGCACCCTCGTTGCAGGAGATCTCCTACGACCCGGGCCGCAAGCACTCGATCACCTTTCAGTCGGGACTGGCCGGCATCGCCTGCAATCCCGCCGCCTTCGGTGGCTCGTCCGTGGTCTCGATGGACCAGATGCTCACCGACCCGGCCCTGGCCGGGAAGGTCACCTGTCTCACCGAGATGCGTGACACCGTCGGCCTGACGATGCTCGACATGGGCTACGACCTCGAGAACTTCACGATGGAACAGTTCGACAAGGCGATCGCGAAGCTGCAGACCGCGGTCGACTCCGGGCAGATCCGCCGCTTCACCGGCAACGACTACGGCGCCGACCTGTCCGCCGGGAACGTCGTCGCCTGCGTCGGCTGGACCGGCGACGTGATCAGCCTGCAGGAGGACTCGCCGGACCTCGAGTTCGTGGTCCCGGAGGCCGGCTGCACGCTCTGGAGCGACAACTTCGTCATCCCGGTGCGGACCCCGCACAAGAAGAACGCCGAGCTGCTGATCGACTGGTACTACAAGCCCGACATCGCCGCGAAGGCCGCCGAATTCATCTCCTACATCTCACCGGTCGTCGGGGTGGACAAGGAGATGGCGACGCTGGCGCCCGAGCTCCTGGAGGACCCGCTGGTCTTCCCGGACGCCGCCACGCTCGGCCGCGCCAAGGTCTTCCGCGAACTCAGTGAGGAAGAGGAGAACCGGTGCAATGAGGCCTTCGCGAAGCTGACCGGCGGATGA